A section of the Gloeobacter violaceus PCC 7421 genome encodes:
- a CDS encoding YifB family Mg chelatase-like AAA ATPase, whose protein sequence is MLACVRSAALSGIDALGVTVEVDVGFGLPQTTLVGLPDAAVQESRERIKAALQNAGFVFPMRRIIVNLAPGDLKKAGPSFDLPIALGVLAASEQLQAEALGDFLFVGELSLDGSLRPVTGAMCLALGARQMGLCGIVVPEANGPEAALVDGIAVYALRGLQEVAQFLAEPGRFEPLAGDLLSLLERPPAADEPDLQDVRGQPLARRALEVAASGGHNLLLLGPPGSGKTMLARRLPGILPALGFEEALESTRIHSVAGLLGRRDCLVTGRPFRAPHHSISAAALVGGGGIPKPGEVSLAHNGVLFLDEATEFARPVLESLRQPLEDGQVLISRTRQSLTFPARFAVVLAANPCPCGYFGDALRPCRCTVRERVRYWAKLSGPLLDRIDLQILVGRPKPEEIAHLVPGEPSAAVRKRVIAARERQKTRFAGHPRVRCNAHMQTSHLRLFCTLDESARRLLEGAIRGLHLSARSAERVLKVARTLADLAGSDQIAPPHIAEALQFRSLERMQTG, encoded by the coding sequence ATGCTCGCCTGCGTTCGAAGTGCCGCCCTTTCGGGCATCGATGCGCTGGGGGTGACTGTCGAAGTCGATGTCGGCTTCGGCCTGCCCCAGACGACCCTGGTGGGTCTGCCCGACGCGGCGGTGCAGGAGTCGCGCGAGCGGATCAAAGCGGCGCTGCAAAACGCCGGTTTTGTCTTTCCGATGCGGCGGATCATCGTCAACCTTGCCCCCGGCGATCTCAAAAAAGCAGGACCGAGCTTCGATCTGCCCATCGCCCTGGGAGTGCTCGCCGCCTCCGAACAACTGCAAGCCGAAGCGCTGGGGGATTTTTTGTTTGTGGGCGAGTTGTCCCTCGACGGCAGCCTGCGGCCGGTCACCGGGGCGATGTGCTTGGCTCTGGGTGCCCGGCAGATGGGGCTTTGCGGGATCGTCGTGCCGGAGGCGAACGGTCCTGAGGCGGCGCTGGTGGACGGGATCGCCGTCTACGCGCTACGCGGCTTGCAGGAGGTGGCGCAGTTTTTGGCCGAGCCAGGCAGGTTCGAGCCGCTCGCGGGCGACTTGCTTTCACTTCTCGAACGTCCGCCTGCTGCGGACGAGCCCGACTTGCAGGACGTCCGCGGGCAACCCCTCGCGCGGCGGGCGCTGGAAGTGGCGGCAAGCGGCGGGCACAATTTGTTATTGCTCGGTCCTCCCGGCTCCGGCAAGACGATGCTCGCGCGCCGTCTACCGGGAATCTTGCCGGCCCTCGGCTTCGAGGAGGCGCTCGAATCGACCCGCATCCACTCGGTAGCGGGTTTGCTCGGCCGCCGCGATTGCCTGGTAACTGGACGCCCCTTCCGAGCGCCGCATCACTCCATCTCCGCCGCCGCTCTGGTAGGAGGTGGCGGGATACCGAAACCGGGCGAAGTGAGCCTCGCTCATAACGGGGTACTTTTCCTGGATGAAGCCACCGAATTTGCCAGACCCGTTCTCGAATCGCTGCGTCAGCCCCTCGAAGACGGCCAGGTGCTCATCTCCCGCACCCGCCAGTCGCTCACCTTCCCGGCCCGCTTTGCCGTTGTGCTCGCCGCCAACCCCTGCCCCTGCGGCTACTTTGGCGATGCGCTGCGCCCCTGCCGCTGCACCGTGCGCGAGCGGGTGCGCTACTGGGCAAAGCTATCAGGACCACTGCTCGATCGCATCGACTTACAGATCCTCGTAGGCCGCCCCAAACCCGAAGAAATCGCCCACCTTGTCCCCGGCGAACCCTCCGCAGCGGTGCGCAAGCGGGTCATCGCCGCGCGCGAACGCCAGAAAACACGCTTCGCGGGTCATCCGCGGGTGCGCTGCAACGCCCACATGCAGACAAGCCACCTGCGGCTGTTCTGTACTCTCGACGAAAGTGCGCGGCGCTTACTCGAAGGGGCGATTCGGGGATTGCACCTGTCGGCTCGATCTGCCGAGCGCGTGCTCAAAGTCGCCCGCACCCTCGCAGACCTGGCAGGCTCGGACCAGATCGCTCCCCCACACATCGCCGAGGCGCTGCAATTTCGGTCGCTGGAGCGGATGCAGACAGGTTGA
- the rfbC gene encoding dTDP-4-dehydrorhamnose 3,5-epimerase produces MRFIATALPGVVVIEPAVYEQSCGYFFESYQRQKFAAAGISVSFVQEYRSRSAQGTLRGLHYQLHRPQARLYTALHGELFAVAIDVRKGSPSFGQSAGVLLSAANKQQLFVPRGFAHGLLVLSQKAEFMYKCDEFFYPQDERGVLWSDPALGIAWRIEEPVLSARDRCNLPLSRIDPLDLPTYP; encoded by the coding sequence ATGCGCTTTATCGCGACTGCCCTGCCCGGTGTGGTCGTGATTGAACCGGCCGTTTACGAGCAAAGCTGCGGGTATTTTTTTGAAAGCTATCAGCGACAAAAGTTTGCAGCGGCGGGCATTTCCGTCAGCTTCGTACAGGAGTATCGCTCGCGATCAGCCCAAGGCACCCTTCGCGGCCTGCACTACCAACTGCACCGTCCCCAAGCCAGGCTATACACGGCGTTGCACGGTGAGCTTTTCGCCGTGGCTATCGATGTCCGCAAGGGTTCACCGAGTTTTGGTCAATCGGCTGGAGTGCTGTTATCCGCAGCCAACAAACAGCAATTGTTTGTCCCGCGTGGGTTCGCCCATGGCCTGCTGGTGCTGTCGCAGAAGGCTGAATTTATGTACAAGTGCGATGAATTTTTCTATCCCCAAGACGAGCGGGGGGTGCTCTGGAGCGATCCCGCCTTGGGAATTGCCTGGCGCATCGAGGAGCCGGTTCTCTCGGCGCGTGACCGTTGCAACCTGCCTCTGTCGCGCATCGATCCGCTCGATTTGCCCACTTATCCGTAA
- a CDS encoding NAD(+) kinase, which produces MPAFETVVIAYRAEEAHSRIAADRCESLLHKVGCRVLKGPTGPQDNPYPHFLEATGGHIDLAIVLGGDGSILAAARYLAAVDVPILAVNVGGHLGFLTQPPEVLGGRYWERLLAGEWELEKRMMLQASLTGPPPLPERQPYFCLNEFCLKPASEMRLTSIILELAIDGEIIDQIHGDGLLVSTPTGSTSYTVAANGPIIAPSLQAITITPICPLSLSSRPVVLPATGTIEVSPLRDPDLNIKLWSDGAFAAPVHPCQTVRIEVARHPTRLLILEEDHSYFRTLREKLKWAGTRIQAERDPECLLPPQNHP; this is translated from the coding sequence ATGCCTGCTTTTGAAACCGTCGTTATTGCCTACCGGGCCGAAGAAGCCCACAGCCGGATAGCCGCCGACCGGTGCGAATCCCTTCTGCACAAAGTCGGCTGCCGGGTGCTCAAAGGGCCCACCGGTCCCCAAGACAATCCCTACCCGCACTTTCTCGAGGCGACGGGCGGGCACATCGATCTGGCCATCGTCCTGGGGGGCGACGGCTCGATTCTGGCGGCGGCCCGCTATCTGGCTGCCGTCGATGTGCCGATTCTGGCGGTCAACGTCGGCGGACATCTGGGCTTTCTTACCCAACCGCCGGAGGTACTGGGAGGGCGCTACTGGGAACGGTTGCTCGCAGGCGAGTGGGAACTGGAAAAGCGCATGATGCTGCAGGCATCGCTCACCGGGCCGCCGCCGCTGCCGGAGCGGCAGCCTTACTTTTGCCTCAACGAGTTTTGCTTGAAGCCGGCAAGTGAGATGCGTCTTACCAGCATCATTTTGGAACTGGCCATCGACGGTGAGATTATCGATCAGATCCATGGGGACGGATTGCTCGTCTCAACACCGACCGGTTCCACCTCCTACACCGTAGCCGCCAACGGACCGATCATCGCGCCATCGCTGCAGGCGATTACCATCACGCCCATCTGCCCACTATCGCTTTCGAGCCGACCGGTGGTCCTGCCGGCCACCGGCACCATCGAGGTGAGTCCCCTGCGCGACCCCGACCTCAACATCAAACTTTGGAGCGACGGCGCTTTTGCCGCCCCCGTGCACCCTTGCCAGACAGTGCGCATTGAGGTGGCCCGACACCCAACGCGCCTGCTCATCCTGGAGGAGGATCATTCTTACTTTCGTACCCTGCGCGAGAAGCTCAAATGGGCAGGAACGCGCATCCAGGCTGAGCGCGACCCGGAATGCCTGCTGCCCCCCCAGAATCACCCTTGA
- a CDS encoding PipX family protein, producing MVDLLEGHTDAMLRRMTSEQYLTHPTFGLLFLICPVGEESALYSTLYTQQLFFLVTLIPVLGFEPIGREKARRIVENRIKILRALGENTALDRLQQFQQRHF from the coding sequence ATGGTCGATCTACTAGAAGGACATACCGATGCCATGTTGCGCAGGATGACCAGCGAGCAGTACTTGACACATCCCACATTCGGTTTGTTGTTTCTGATTTGTCCGGTGGGAGAGGAGTCTGCCCTCTACTCAACTTTGTACACTCAGCAGCTGTTTTTTCTGGTTACCCTCATCCCGGTGTTGGGTTTCGAACCCATCGGCCGCGAAAAAGCTCGGCGCATCGTCGAGAACCGCATCAAGATACTGCGCGCCCTGGGCGAGAACACCGCATTGGATCGTCTTCAACAATTCCAGCAACGTCACTTTTGA
- a CDS encoding glycosyltransferase, with protein MRILHIVNHIRRDGNGVTNVVVDLACLQAEAGNHVLLVAARGEYQELLQAYGVTHVELEHTALKKNPIKFLKAAIHYQRILREFQPDIVHAHMIPGMVLAKLLRIGSKYKLVSTVHSEFQKGAWVMGLADRVIAVSQAVAQAIVLRGFPSHKVTTVLNGTLGSPRMRSLDQYSKANLQHPAITTVAGMAERKGITELIEAFERISKKFPDAHLYLVGDGPDRAKFEAEARKTSAFDRVHFEGFQLEPQKYLLATDIFVLASHREPYGLVISEAREVGCAIVASRVDGIPEALDNGQAGLLVAPRNSEALASALEKLLSDSVSLRYWRGKAKQNLEGLKVARVCGETLAVYHGLLGSADCGSASEGSLKAL; from the coding sequence ATGCGCATACTGCATATTGTAAATCATATTCGAAGAGACGGAAACGGCGTCACGAATGTTGTTGTTGATCTAGCCTGTCTACAGGCGGAAGCAGGAAACCATGTTTTGCTTGTCGCTGCCCGCGGCGAGTACCAGGAACTACTGCAAGCCTATGGCGTTACGCACGTAGAGTTGGAGCATACAGCTTTAAAGAAGAATCCTATTAAATTCTTGAAGGCGGCAATTCATTATCAAAGGATTTTGCGCGAATTCCAACCTGATATTGTTCATGCCCACATGATACCGGGCATGGTCCTCGCTAAATTGCTCCGGATTGGCTCGAAGTACAAGCTTGTTTCGACAGTTCACTCTGAGTTCCAGAAGGGAGCGTGGGTTATGGGTTTGGCCGATAGGGTGATTGCCGTCAGCCAAGCTGTTGCTCAGGCTATAGTGTTGCGTGGTTTTCCTTCTCACAAGGTTACAACCGTCTTGAACGGCACCTTGGGCAGTCCGCGCATGCGCTCACTGGATCAGTACTCGAAGGCGAACTTGCAACATCCGGCGATCACAACAGTTGCCGGAATGGCCGAGCGCAAGGGCATCACTGAATTGATCGAGGCCTTTGAACGAATATCTAAGAAATTTCCCGACGCACATCTTTATCTAGTGGGAGATGGTCCCGACCGAGCGAAGTTTGAAGCCGAGGCGCGAAAAACCTCAGCGTTCGATAGAGTTCACTTTGAAGGATTTCAGCTCGAGCCGCAAAAATACCTGCTTGCCACCGATATTTTCGTTCTGGCCTCGCATCGAGAACCCTATGGCCTGGTAATCTCCGAAGCTCGCGAAGTGGGATGTGCAATTGTGGCCAGTCGTGTGGATGGGATTCCCGAAGCGTTGGACAATGGACAAGCTGGACTTTTGGTGGCACCTCGCAACAGTGAAGCCCTAGCATCGGCTTTGGAGAAGCTGCTTAGCGATTCTGTTTCCCTTCGATACTGGCGGGGCAAAGCGAAGCAGAACTTAGAAGGCTTGAAAGTCGCGCGAGTCTGTGGGGAGACACTGGCGGTGTACCACGGGTTGCTCGGCAGCGCGGATTGCGGTTCTGCCTCCGAGGGAAGCCTAAAAGCTTTGTAA
- the metH gene encoding methionine synthase, translating into MTHPFLELLRHKIVVFDGAMGTSIQKMGLGPEDFGGAHLEGCNEYLVFSKPEAIEQVHASFLEAGADVIETDTFGCSTIVLAEYGIEAMAYELSKVAAALARQVAARYSTLDKPRFVAGSIGPGTKIATLGQTDYDALKEAYLDNVRGLIDGGADVLMIETCQDLLQIKAVLAAAEIAFDERGVRLPVITSVTLERDDRNVADKMLVGSDIATVVSALQPYTIDVLGLNCATGPDLMSENIRYLSHNSPFYISVIPNAGLPENIGGHAHYHLTPGELVRYVRHYVDELGINIVGGCCGTTPDHIRALATAVSGVKPRNRSVEVVPQVSSLYSAVPMHMDPAPLLVGERLNSNGSKKFRELLLAEDWDGIAGMAREQEREGAHVLDVCVDYVGRDGVRDMGEVVSRLKTRSTLPLMIDSTEVPVIHTALKQLGGRAIVNSINLEDGEVRLQKLLPLCREFGSAVVALTIDEGEGMARTAERKLEVARRIHDLTVHKYGMKSEDLIFDPLTFTLGSGDADSRRLGIETLEGIRLIKENLPGVRTILGLSNISFGLNPGARQALNSVYLYYAVQNGLDMAIVHASKILPLNRIDAEERELHRKLIFDEHDNGDPLQNLLAFYAKQEGGGKARKTAVVDASAPIEERLRRRIIDGNRVGLDKDLTEALRIYAPLDIINQHLLDGMRVVGELFGSGQMQLPFVLQSAETMKAAVGYLEPFMEKSDHSAKGTVVIATVKGDVHDIGKNLVDIILSNNGYRVVNLGIRQPVENIIAAFGEHQADCIAMSGLLVKSTAFMKENLEIFNERGITAPVILGGAALTRRFVESDCQQVYRGKVIYGKDAFADLHFLDALVEAKAKSAWKDGEGFVDGFAPVGEELKRLMASSEGGAPPAPASFRSSEALVQPPEDGPIVRSRVAIGVPRPRPPFWGTRVLGGSDGPDLSEVFRYLDLNALFAGQWNYRKSPDQSRAEYEAKRDTEMGPVLERLKCEVIDQQLLHPQVAYGYFPCQAESNSLRIYSLESFERFQQSGDPADLLVCARLAFPRQKGQDHLCIADYFADAASGQIDALALQAVTVGHVASEHGQKLFKADRYSEYLYYYGLSVQTAEALADWTHARIRRELGIDGQDTAEMRRLVAGGYQGARFSYGYPACPNLEDQAILLDLVGARRIDLAMDESHQLLPEQSTTAIVCHHPEARYFAV; encoded by the coding sequence ATGACCCACCCGTTTCTGGAACTGTTGCGCCACAAGATCGTTGTCTTCGACGGGGCGATGGGCACCTCGATCCAAAAAATGGGCCTGGGACCGGAGGACTTTGGCGGCGCCCACCTCGAAGGGTGCAACGAATATCTGGTGTTCTCCAAACCGGAGGCCATCGAGCAGGTGCACGCGAGCTTTCTGGAGGCCGGGGCCGATGTGATCGAGACCGATACGTTCGGCTGTAGCACAATCGTCCTGGCCGAATACGGCATCGAAGCGATGGCTTATGAGCTGTCGAAGGTGGCGGCGGCCCTGGCCCGGCAGGTGGCGGCTCGCTACTCTACCCTGGATAAGCCGCGCTTCGTCGCAGGCTCGATCGGTCCCGGCACCAAGATTGCCACCCTCGGCCAGACCGATTACGACGCGCTCAAAGAAGCTTACCTGGACAACGTGCGCGGCCTCATCGACGGTGGGGCGGACGTGCTGATGATCGAGACCTGCCAGGATCTGCTGCAGATCAAGGCCGTGCTCGCGGCGGCGGAGATTGCCTTTGACGAGCGGGGGGTGCGCCTGCCGGTGATCACCTCGGTGACCCTGGAGCGCGACGACCGCAACGTGGCGGACAAGATGCTGGTGGGTTCGGACATCGCCACGGTGGTGAGCGCCCTGCAGCCCTACACCATCGACGTACTGGGCCTCAACTGCGCTACCGGCCCCGACTTGATGAGCGAGAATATCCGCTATCTGTCGCACAACTCGCCTTTTTATATTTCGGTGATCCCCAACGCCGGCTTGCCGGAGAATATCGGCGGCCACGCCCACTATCACCTCACCCCCGGAGAACTGGTGCGCTACGTGCGCCACTACGTGGACGAACTGGGGATCAATATCGTGGGCGGCTGCTGCGGCACCACCCCAGACCACATCCGGGCATTGGCGACGGCGGTTTCGGGCGTCAAACCCCGCAATCGCTCCGTGGAAGTGGTGCCCCAGGTCAGTTCGCTCTACAGCGCAGTGCCGATGCACATGGATCCGGCGCCGTTGCTGGTGGGCGAGCGTCTCAACTCCAACGGCTCCAAAAAATTCCGCGAATTGCTGCTGGCCGAAGATTGGGACGGCATCGCCGGGATGGCCCGCGAGCAGGAGCGCGAGGGGGCGCATGTGCTCGATGTGTGCGTCGATTACGTGGGGCGCGACGGCGTGCGCGACATGGGCGAGGTGGTCTCCCGCCTCAAGACCCGCTCGACGCTGCCCCTGATGATCGATTCGACCGAGGTGCCGGTCATCCATACCGCCCTCAAGCAACTGGGCGGACGGGCCATCGTCAATTCGATCAACCTCGAAGACGGCGAGGTGCGTCTGCAAAAACTGCTGCCTTTGTGCCGTGAATTCGGTTCGGCGGTAGTAGCGCTCACCATCGACGAAGGGGAGGGCATGGCCCGCACGGCGGAGCGCAAGCTGGAGGTGGCCCGGCGCATCCACGATCTGACCGTGCACAAGTACGGGATGAAAAGCGAAGATCTGATCTTCGACCCGCTCACCTTTACGCTCGGATCCGGCGATGCCGACTCGCGCCGCCTCGGCATCGAGACCCTCGAAGGCATTCGCCTAATTAAAGAAAACCTGCCCGGTGTGCGCACGATCCTGGGCCTGTCGAACATTTCCTTTGGCCTCAACCCGGGTGCCCGCCAGGCGCTCAATTCGGTCTATCTCTACTATGCGGTCCAAAACGGCCTGGATATGGCCATCGTGCACGCCTCCAAGATTCTGCCCCTCAACCGCATCGACGCAGAGGAGCGCGAATTGCACCGCAAGTTGATCTTTGACGAGCACGACAACGGCGATCCGCTGCAAAATCTGCTCGCCTTCTACGCCAAGCAAGAGGGCGGCGGCAAGGCGCGCAAAACAGCGGTGGTCGATGCCTCCGCCCCGATCGAGGAGCGTCTGCGGCGGCGGATCATCGACGGCAACCGCGTCGGGCTCGACAAAGATCTCACTGAAGCGCTCCGGATCTACGCACCCCTCGACATCATCAATCAGCACCTGCTGGACGGCATGCGGGTGGTGGGCGAACTGTTCGGCAGCGGCCAGATGCAGTTGCCCTTCGTGTTGCAGTCAGCCGAGACGATGAAGGCGGCGGTGGGTTATCTCGAGCCGTTCATGGAAAAAAGCGATCATTCCGCCAAGGGCACGGTGGTGATCGCCACGGTCAAAGGCGACGTGCACGACATCGGCAAAAACCTGGTCGATATTATTCTTTCCAACAACGGATACCGGGTCGTCAACCTCGGTATCCGCCAGCCGGTCGAGAACATTATTGCTGCCTTCGGGGAGCACCAGGCCGACTGCATCGCCATGAGCGGTCTGCTGGTCAAATCGACCGCCTTCATGAAAGAAAACCTCGAAATCTTCAACGAGCGCGGCATCACCGCCCCGGTGATTTTGGGCGGCGCGGCCCTGACGCGCCGGTTTGTCGAATCCGACTGCCAGCAGGTCTACCGGGGCAAAGTGATCTACGGCAAGGACGCCTTTGCGGATCTGCACTTTCTGGACGCGCTGGTGGAGGCCAAGGCCAAAAGCGCCTGGAAGGACGGCGAGGGCTTCGTAGACGGCTTCGCGCCTGTGGGCGAAGAACTGAAGCGCCTGATGGCAAGCTCCGAGGGTGGCGCCCCGCCCGCCCCGGCCAGTTTTCGCTCCAGCGAAGCGCTCGTCCAGCCTCCGGAGGACGGCCCCATTGTTCGCTCTCGGGTGGCTATTGGTGTGCCGCGCCCGCGCCCGCCCTTTTGGGGCACCCGCGTCCTGGGAGGTTCGGACGGACCGGATCTAAGCGAAGTGTTCCGGTATCTAGATCTCAACGCCCTGTTCGCCGGGCAGTGGAATTACCGCAAAAGCCCGGATCAAAGCCGCGCCGAGTACGAAGCGAAGCGCGACACCGAGATGGGACCGGTGCTCGAACGGCTCAAGTGCGAGGTGATCGACCAGCAACTGTTGCACCCGCAGGTGGCCTACGGCTACTTCCCCTGCCAGGCGGAGAGCAACAGTCTGCGCATCTACAGTCTCGAATCGTTCGAGAGGTTCCAACAAAGCGGCGACCCGGCAGATCTGTTGGTGTGCGCCCGCCTCGCCTTCCCGCGCCAGAAGGGGCAGGACCACCTGTGCATTGCCGATTACTTCGCCGATGCGGCAAGCGGACAGATCGACGCCCTTGCCCTACAGGCGGTGACCGTGGGCCACGTCGCGAGCGAACATGGCCAGAAGCTCTTTAAAGCCGACCGCTACAGCGAGTACCTCTACTACTACGGTCTATCGGTGCAAACCGCCGAGGCCCTGGCCGACTGGACCCACGCCCGCATCCGCCGCGAACTGGGCATCGACGGCCAGGACACAGCCGAGATGCGCAGGCTCGTTGCCGGGGGCTACCAGGGGGCGCGCTTCAGCTACGGCTACCCGGCCTGCCCCAACCTCGAAGACCAGGCGATCCTGCTCGATTTGGTGGGCGCTCGCCGCATCGACTTGGCCATGGACGAGAGCCACCAGCTGTTGCCGGAGCAATCGACCACCGCCATCGTCTGCCATCACCCCGAAGCCCGCTACTTTGCGGTCTAA
- a CDS encoding sugar phosphate nucleotidyltransferase, whose product MKAFVLAAGKGTRLRPFTDALPKPLMPVVNKPVMTHILALCRKHGFDQIVANLHYRGEKIAERFADGHRHGVELRYSWEEQLLGTAGGVRRQADFLAGDAFLVISGDVMTDLDLGALVRFHKQSGAVATMAVKEVGDPSRFGVVLTDPDGRVESFQEKPAKGSERSRLANTGIYVLEPEVFEHIPEAAFFDFGNDLFPLLVSKGAPVYAMRTGAYWSDVGTLSQYLYTHWELLTHPELKQRVGANTVVESGAVVSEQALIGSGCTIEKGARVLGYSCVSDGCTIRAGSVVVDSVVWTSARWGHKLKGDLVRSIWGDGMQVSLGLPNL is encoded by the coding sequence ATGAAAGCATTTGTGCTCGCCGCCGGCAAAGGCACCCGCCTGCGCCCCTTCACCGACGCCCTCCCTAAACCCCTGATGCCCGTCGTCAACAAACCGGTCATGACCCACATCTTGGCCCTGTGCCGCAAACACGGCTTCGACCAGATCGTCGCCAACCTCCACTACCGCGGTGAAAAAATCGCCGAGCGCTTCGCGGACGGACACCGCCACGGCGTCGAGCTGCGCTACTCCTGGGAAGAACAACTCCTCGGCACCGCCGGCGGCGTGCGCAGGCAGGCGGACTTTTTGGCCGGCGACGCCTTTTTGGTTATCTCCGGCGACGTGATGACCGATTTGGACCTGGGCGCCCTGGTGCGCTTCCACAAGCAATCCGGCGCCGTCGCCACCATGGCCGTCAAAGAAGTCGGCGACCCGAGCCGCTTCGGCGTCGTCCTCACCGACCCCGACGGCCGCGTCGAGAGCTTTCAAGAAAAGCCCGCCAAGGGCAGCGAGCGCTCGCGTCTGGCGAACACGGGCATCTACGTGCTGGAGCCTGAGGTGTTCGAGCACATCCCCGAGGCGGCCTTTTTCGATTTCGGCAACGACCTGTTTCCGCTGCTGGTCTCTAAGGGAGCACCGGTATATGCAATGCGCACGGGGGCGTACTGGTCGGATGTCGGGACGCTCTCGCAGTATCTGTACACGCACTGGGAGTTGTTGACCCATCCCGAATTGAAGCAGCGGGTGGGGGCGAACACGGTGGTCGAGTCCGGGGCGGTGGTCTCCGAACAGGCTCTGATCGGTTCCGGGTGCACGATCGAGAAGGGTGCGCGGGTACTGGGGTACAGCTGCGTGAGCGACGGGTGCACGATCCGCGCGGGCAGCGTGGTGGTGGACAGCGTGGTGTGGACGAGCGCGCGGTGGGGCCACAAGCTCAAGGGCGACCTGGTGCGTTCGATCTGGGGCGACGGGATGCAGGTCTCACTCGGACTGCCCAATCTCTAG
- a CDS encoding Rpn family recombination-promoting nuclease/putative transposase: MKTDTLFYRLFQTFPATLFELLGADPALAFDYEFRSVELKQTAFRLDGVFVPTTPDRPLYFVEVQFQPDRRFYSRLFTEIFLYIHQLAPASDWRVLVLFPGRSADPADQPAFADLLSGSRVQRLYLDELEPGLSPSLGVGLVRLVVEDERSAVARARQLLVQAVREPMDEAARRQALELIETFIVYKLPQMSRQEIEAMFGLDELKQTRYFQDVQAEARQEEALALVTRLLTKRFGPPDATVQQRLRELSLEQIEALGEALLDFKEEADLRAWLAALSKRG; the protein is encoded by the coding sequence GTGAAGACAGACACGCTCTTCTATCGCCTCTTCCAGACCTTCCCGGCAACACTGTTCGAGTTGCTTGGAGCGGACCCCGCCCTCGCCTTCGACTACGAGTTTCGCTCCGTCGAACTCAAGCAAACCGCCTTCCGTCTCGACGGCGTCTTCGTGCCCACCACTCCCGACCGGCCGCTGTACTTCGTGGAGGTGCAGTTCCAGCCCGACCGCCGGTTCTATTCGCGCCTTTTCACGGAAATCTTCCTTTATATCCACCAGTTGGCTCCCGCAAGTGATTGGCGGGTACTGGTGCTGTTTCCCGGGCGTAGCGCCGACCCGGCTGACCAGCCCGCCTTCGCGGATTTGCTTTCGGGCAGTCGGGTGCAGCGGTTGTACCTCGACGAGCTCGAACCGGGCTTGTCTCCTTCGCTGGGGGTGGGTCTGGTGCGACTGGTGGTCGAAGACGAGCGCAGTGCGGTGGCGCGGGCCAGACAGTTGCTGGTGCAGGCCGTGCGCGAGCCGATGGACGAAGCGGCGCGTCGTCAGGCCCTAGAATTGATAGAGACGTTCATCGTCTACAAGCTGCCACAGATGAGCCGCCAGGAGATCGAGGCCATGTTCGGGTTGGACGAGCTGAAGCAGACGCGTTACTTTCAGGATGTGCAGGCGGAAGCCAGGCAGGAGGAAGCGCTCGCGCTGGTCACCCGATTGCTGACTAAGCGGTTCGGACCCCCCGATGCAACGGTGCAGCAGCGGTTGCGGGAGTTGAGTCTGGAGCAGATAGAGGCGTTGGGCGAAGCGCTACTGGACTTCAAGGAAGAAGCAGATTTGCGCGCCTGGCTTGCAGCGCTGTCTAAACGGGGCTGA
- a CDS encoding PAS domain-containing protein — protein MDDWRFRFLLECVPHIVWTSSPEGYLECCNQYCLEYTGSSLEQLQGCGWQHAVHPEDLPLLLRRSLQSLRSGEAYEVEYRLRCSSDGTYRWHLGKAMPIHDGDGQVLRWFGTCTDVHSYKLAGQREL, from the coding sequence ATGGACGACTGGCGCTTTCGTTTTTTGCTGGAATGCGTTCCCCATATTGTCTGGACGTCGAGTCCGGAAGGATATCTAGAATGCTGCAATCAGTACTGCCTGGAGTACACGGGTTCGAGCCTGGAGCAATTGCAGGGCTGCGGCTGGCAGCACGCTGTGCATCCGGAGGATTTGCCCCTGCTGTTGCGCCGCTCGCTGCAGTCGCTGCGCAGCGGTGAAGCTTATGAAGTGGAATATCGCCTGAGGTGTTCCTCCGACGGCACCTACCGCTGGCACCTTGGTAAAGCGATGCCCATCCACGACGGCGACGGCCAGGTGTTGCGCTGGTTTGGCACCTGCACGGACGTACACAGTTATAAACTGGCAGGCCAACGCGAGTTGTAA